The genomic interval AGAAAACTTAGGACACCAGACTTATTCTATAAGCTAATGGCTTTCGTCAAGTTTGAGCATAAAATAAACTGGTGTAAACTAACACTAGTGCAAGACATAATTTCAAATAGTTTGATATGCTGTTTATTTGTGTtacaatgtaaatgttcataaatattCTTGTCTTGTAGAAAACGTTGTAGCACAATTTCTCATTATgctttgttgttatgtttgctgtcatattttttgtcttgttaacatttaaaagttttatgtaTAGAACAATACACTTGTTTTAAGTATGCTTACTGGTTCTCTTGCTTTACCTTCAATTCAGGAAATAGCCTTTAGACAGTAACGATGTCACATAAAAAATCCTTCATTTTTTGTAAAGTGAATAAAACTTTTTAGCCAAACTAAAACTACCAGTATACCGAAGCATTAAAACTGTATATTAGAATTGTTGATTTGGTTTTCAAAGTCGTACCTTACAACAGCATCTTTGAAGCTGAAGCAATAAGTTACAATAACAGAACCTGAggcaataataacaacaacaatatttttgaaGCTGAggcaataataacaacaacaatatttttgaaGCTGAGGCAATAgtaacaacaacatttttgaaGCTGAGgcaatattaacaacaacatttttgaaGCTGAGGCAATAgtaacaacaacatttttgaaGCTGAGGCAATATTAACAGTAACATTTTTGAAGCTGAggcaatattaacaataacatttttgaagcTGAGgcaatattaacaacaatatttttgaaGCTGAGGCAATAgtaacaacaacatttttgaaGCTGAGGCAATATTAACAGTAACATTTTTGAAGCTGAggcaatattaacaataacatttttgaagcTGAGGCAATATTAACAGTAACATTTTGAAGCTGAGGCAATATTAACAGTAACATTTTGAAGCTGAGGCAATATTAACAGTAACATTTTGAAGCTGAGgcaatagtaacaacatcattttttgagCTGTCTTATacgactggtttccatggaatttCGCTCGTTCCAACACAAAAGCTGATGCAATAGTAACAGTAACATTTTTGAAGCTGAGACAATAGTGACAGTAGCTTTTTTGAAGCTGATACAAaagtaacaataacatttttgaagcAGAGACAATAGTACCAGTAACATTTTTGAAGCCGAGGCAATagtaacaaaacatttttgaaaagtaaaaatatgttttgtaaattgcatTTGCATACATTGtggtatttttaattaaaatacctgaaatacacataaaaactTTCTAAATGTAAGAATCTTTGTTTAGTCCAGAAAAAGTCACATTTTCTTAATGTCTGTGCtttgtgttttatgttgttaataaataccaatacaatttaaaacttgTATCTTTATGCCCTTTTCCCTTCAACTATTGGTCTGGTAGGGATTGTGAAAATTCAAATGGAAGAAGTATTTAGAATACTGTTTTATAAACGGCTGGTATAaatgtcagtgtgtgtataccacgtgataaattacgtcacataTGCTACACTAGAAAgcaacattttgattaaatgaagattttaaacaaagataacttttcttttactacaccattttaaaatgaaacaaagggcagtctatgccgcttaaagagccccgccttcgttttatcaCCGGGGTTTGTTAAGGTCAttaatttcatcaaacacttcgacatacctgctttcaaaataatgttttgacagtgcttcgtcagacggccgtttttttaaatgatttgtcgacgtgttttaagaaactaaactctcaatcaaactggTTAAAAACCGAAGCCGAGGTTCCATAAGCGACGTAAACTgagctatgtttcatttaaaacggcgaagaaatagtgcatttatctttgtttatagTCTTCATTGAAGCACTATGTTGCACTCCAACGAAGCAtgtatgacacaatttatcacgtggtctACATACACTGAATACACTAAACTGCTGTACTTGTTTaaccttaaatattttcttaataccTTTTCTCATCAGTTTAAAGTTTCCAACTATTGATCTAGTTATGATGTTAACAATTTGAATACTAGTACTGTATACTGCATATAAACGGCTAGTTTTGATGTTATCAGATAAATGTACAAAACAGTACACCTGGTAAACCTTAAAATAACTCAAGGTTGCATGAGAAAGAGCAAGAACTGGGTCGATAAGTATTagttatctttcatatttttgctttcaaagtaGGACAAACTGTAATATATACAGCAGGCGACAGGACTGGTGGATCACAATCAGGCCGAACTGCAGTATAATTTTGCGGTGTAAATATACACGTGATATCAAGTTACCATAAACTACCATAATGCACTAGCTGTATTGTGGTTTGAAAGGATATTCTTTCTGCTAAACGattgaaaagtattaaaattgTGTTGTCAACAGATCATGGCGAAACTGAGTTATACATCAACACCAAGATCCGCTCCGTACATTTACAAGACGTTTGTGGATACTTTACGGGAACTAGCCGAAGATGAACCAGACAGAACAGCGTTTGTATTCTACGACCTTCAGCACGTCCGGTCATCTCTTACTAGAAAAGAGCTACTGGACAAAGCCACCGAATCTGCAAAGAAATTTGTGAAAATGGGCGTGGTAAAGGGGACCCACGTTGGTGTTTGTATGAATAATTCGTTTGAGATGTTGATTCTGCAAACTGGCCTCATGATGGCAGGGGGAATAGCGTTCTACTTTCATACTAATCTGAAAGACGGAAGTGACGTCATCAATATGTTAAACGCACTCAAGGGAGAGTTGTTGATAATGGATGCAAGCCCCGGTGACGTAAACTGGAATATTCTTGACCAGATCTGGCCGACTAGACAAGAAAGATGCTCCATAATTCCTTCTTTAAAAACTATAATGTTCAATGGAAATTGGGATCCAGAAATACAATCGACGTCAAGAAAGAACGTTGCGGCGTTTTTTGCTGAAGATATCCCTGAGGGCGTTACGTTTCCCCAAATTCAACCTGAAGATACACTGGTGTACTTGTGTACGTCCGGATCCACAGGGGTCCCAAAGGTGGTTATGTACACGCATTACAGTACCATGAATTGGACCAAGCAGACAAACGCCCGGCTTGGCATAACCGGCCACAGCGTCTGGTTTTGTGAGCGCACCTTTAGCTGGGCGGTCGGCTACCCTCGGACGTACCTCACGGACGGGACTACCCGTGTTTTCGTAGATACGCGGATGACGGTTGCCGGCAAAGACGTGGGGTTCGTAGCTGATATTATTGAGAAAGAGAGTTGCGACGCTGTAACACTCCCAGGTTACATGGCAGTTGATTTGACAGGTCGGCCAGAACTTGGACCAAAATTTAAgaatgttaaaatgattcagTTATTAGGCGAGCGAGTTCTTAAAGCTTCTGTCGATAAGTTGcaagatattttgaaatgtaatcAGATTATGTCATACTATGGAACGACCGAGCACGGAGCGATTAGCAGTTACATTACAAGCGTAAATTCAGGCGATTTCGAAGATGGCATCGTAGGTAAGATATGGATGCCCAGAAAATGTTCGTACACCTTTGATGGGCCATTAACTCACTGAAACCGTTAATTTGTTGAATACGAGATACAAACGCATACATGCGTTCTGATTTTCTTACTTATTTTAAGAGCAAAAAATACAGTCAAATTGCACATTGTCaatattaatgtgtttaaaaacgTACCTTCTATGGGTATACATTCTTTTTACACGGTTTCCAGGAGAACCCTTAGATGGATTAGAGATGAAAGTCGTGGACGATAGTGGGTTGGTAGTCCCGGTCGGAACTTCAGGGGAATTGCTCACCCGTGCGACTTGGAGGTTTGCCGGCTACTGGGGTTTAACGGATCAGCCTTCGGGAGGAGCCGTCGATGCCTTGGGATGGTTCCATACTGGCGACATTGGGCATATGCGCAGCGACGGAAATTTTGTCATCGACGGTCGGCTTAGGGAGATGGTGTCTATAGGATCAATGAAGTTATTTCCTTGGTCGATTGAGAAGATATTGAAAACTCTCCCCGGAGTGGCTACAGCGTTCGCCGTCGGCGTTCCCGACAAACGTTTAAAGGAGGTCATTTGCGCATGCGTCGTCCCAAAACCGGAATCTGGGCTGACGGCGGAGGATTTAGAGAAGTTTTGCTCGGAGAAGTTTGTGCACGAATCAACGGGACCGGTGGTCGGTCTAAAACCTAAATATCACGTGCTGTTGGATAGCGTGCCTTTACTGGCATCGGGGAAAGTAAACAGGAGAAAAATAGCTGAAATTGCCAAAGAAAAACTCGGACTATCTGCTGCTTAATTTACAATTTTCTGATCAattaatctagaataaacatcTTAACATTATTCGATTAGCATTACAAGTTCGTGATTGTGAAGTTGAACGTATTTTGTAGTTTTGAAGATATtgcactgttttttttttaaacttctttagCTTTACAGACCAAAGAAGCTTATTTGTTCAGATAATGTTATTCCTTTTACCtgattttgattaataaaaaagaaagtgtTTTGTTATTATCAGACGGCTTTCTTCAATATACAGTCAACACACTTCGAAAAAAGCAAATTATTTCCCAAATTATAGAAGAACAAAAACAGTAAGCCATGTAAGAATCGTGTTATAAGATATAACAGACATAagtagtttcgagaaatcggcccatgatcatttttattatcCTGATCAACTTGGTCAATGTCACCATGAATTGACGTACGAACTTTACATCATAATCTTCCCTATCATGAACATCATCGCCGTCGTTGTCGCCACTGCAGCTGTCTTCATTACTGTCTTAGTCATAATcgttcttttacaaaaaatattttcgtgACAGGTTACCATTCTGTTATCGCGCATCAATTATGGaaagataatataaatataagtgactgatgatgatgatgatgatgatgattgtgataatgatgatgatgatggtggtggtgatggtgttggtggtgttgtggtggtgatggtggtggtggtggtggtgtggtggaggtggtggtggttgtgatggtcgtggaggtggtggtgatgatgatgattatgatgattgttgTGGTTTATTttgtggtggtggaggtggtggtggtggtgatgatggtggtggtgatgatgatgatgatgatgatgatgatgatgatgatgatgatgcaaaGGAATTCAAGCTCCTTATTTTTGTAGTTAGTTTGTATGCGCTTATTTGTGGACCAATGGGAATCGAGTATTATTAATTTTCGTCTGTTTATACGTCAAAGATCTATCCATCGTCCTTTTTCAGAAATGTACCAATCAAATTCGGATACCTCCTTTTTTTGGGAAATCCGGTGTTACGAAAGTTCctctataattatataaaaatgtaattatttgatATCACTAAAAGGTTAATCCACGAATAGTTTTACTTTCTACTAATATGTTAGAAAACTCTTCCTCTTTAAGATAACAATTTTATTgtaattctattatttttttctccatCTGATGGTGTGTTCTTTTAGTGGAAACAAAAAGGACAGAAAATTTATTCTTCTTTTTTgagttttttaaaaacagtcgATCGCTTTACTTCAAACAGCATCatgattttttgttcttttattagcacttattcataaaatgatatttgaaatatattttgtcctCTTTTATGTATAAATCGATGTCTCTGAAAGGTAAaattcctgtgtatttgtttgtttatttgagtttatcaaggtctgcccgcgtccattggctgcattatggcttgaccccgccgttaCGCCATCacaacttaaattgtgtttaaatgccataagtgacatgagatagaagtgacagcaattcgcagtcaaatccagacattagAAGACTttaagaaacagagtgagatacaagagatccgggagcgataccctagctctttgcgaagagacctcttggttatttaacgtgctcggtgtaaagcaccgatacacgggatacaactttcctggatTAAACCggtactgagtacaccattgTTCCAAGCaataccctttaaatgccgagcgccaggcaagggaggtactaacttttaacgtctttcggtatgacgcgacCCGGAATCGAAAAACCAATTTCCGCTCCTGTGTATTTGAACGCGCGTTATGGGTTTTATGGCACCTCCCACAGTATCATCTCAGCGGGGTAGCAGGTAGGAGCCGGACAAAACATCacatggacaaaacatcccatgctAATTTTGACTATGTGGACAAAAtatcccacatcattttgagAGGGTGGACAAAGtatcccacatcattttgatggatgttttgtcctacattCGGAGCAGGTTTACCGAACCCTTCGTTATGATACGCTAAAAGAACTAGATGCGGATTCATTATGAACCCTCCGTCGATGTGCATTATTCCGTGGCACAGAAAATTATAGAACGACATTTAATAAACATCTGTCAGCAACTCtgacattataatatttaaagtataaaatggGAATTTATCTAATTTAAAACAAGCCAAAGTATATGAACAggtttattaaatacaataatgttaacaaaatattatgttgaccactaacattatttattccaaccgcttcacctgattaaaatcaataatggcTGACTGCTGAATTACTGATATTAATGTGTTTGCaaatttgaaaatcattttataaaaagcaATAATGGCTGACTTCTCatgtactgaaataaatgtattgacaCATTTGAAGTATACTGTCATCTCATTGAACTAAACAGGATACTGATCGCTATCACTGATTTACATCAACCGATTTTCTTACACAGTCTTCTCATAGGACTGACCAATAAGTAAACGCCTAAAATGCGAACCAGTTGTCAACTTGTAGCCGTCATGGCTAAACGCAAATACGCAGCGCAATGCGCAAGAAAATTGACGCATTTATCACTGTTCAAACGGTTGATCATGATACTATCGTCTGAAACGGATATACCGCTTGTTAGCTATTTGCCAAGTCCTCCTCAAAGACAAAAGATCTTGAGAAATGTCACGATCCGGTTTTGTGCAAAAGGCTGATTATACCGGCTAAAAAtactattataataaataacggatctttttatatataaataggaCGAATAGCCTAGTTctgctatttttagctaataaacataacaagaaaaaaaataattagaaacAAGCGCGTATAGAAATGCACGTTATCATGGAACAACGTTCtgaaacttaaagctgcactctcacagatataccatttttacaactttttcatttttttgtcttggagagggcaattttttgcgtaaatatctgcaaaccaatgatataagattgctgacaaaatatcagatcgtagatcttcatatttccgttcgaaaattaatgttttatggcttaaaccggtttaagaaaaccgcataaaacattaatttttgaacttaagtatataaatctacgatctgatatttgttcagcagtcttatatcactggttcccatggattttcgcaaaaaatggctcgttccacgacaaaaaataaagaagttgtctaaacattcaatctgtgagagtgcagctttaaacttttGCTTCGAATCGAACACAAACAAAAGTAGGTACATATTATACGAGTAAGTAATTAAAGACCAACTTGTAATCATTAACTAGCGTATATGAAGGAACTTAATACATAAAAcgtgctttaaagctgcactctcacagattgaccgtttagaccactcttttttatttatttttctttgaatgagccattttttgcgtaaatgtctgaaaacctgTGATacaagactactgacaaaagatcagaccgGAGGTTTTCTCATTTACGTCAGTGATGTTTTATAGCtgaaagcgttactaacggtagttttttgttcaatcaattgagatctgttctatatTGAGCTATTCtgtatgactgaattgaaagcattgaaaccaaaatcagctgattctgagacaaaaacttaaatgtcaaaacggtcaatctgtgagaatgcaaaaaaatatgcatttttttcatgacTATAGACCTTGGGCACTACGTTTATTTTCTGAGTTTTCTTTGCTTCCACTGAATCTGGGAGAAGGATAAGTATTGGTCCCAGGCTGAATGCATCTCCATGACTGATctgcaatcggaacacctcggccagtatcaaaCAGAATTGACTcgatctcgaagcttgccggagatggccgagttgttacaattgaacTGACCTAGTACTTCCCCACAGGAATCAGATGGTTTTTCGCAAGTACTGCTGTCCCttaattgataatgatgatgttagAGTTAACAAATAACGTGTTTTTTTCTGAGTAAGACACTTTATCGCAAAAACCGAAACTAGTACgaaacaccatcatcatcatacagtgcggcgtagctacatatagccATTATAGGCCTGAGccgacaacttttttttttaaaaaagactaAATTTCGGAATAAccccaaaatgcaataaaactaatagctactcaaacactttcaacagttcaaaagtttgttttattttaaacaaagcaagtttggtgtttatttaaactacgtGCAGAGTGTATTGCttggttttattgtaatcaATGCAAGTATAATTGAGTGTGTgtaatttgcatataaaattccccaaactcacatagaaTCATCGTGATTACAAGTTTTAAATgccctagctacgcccctgtcaTATTAATCTATCTTTCTTATGCAGTATGGACTCCCCACAAATTACGCTGAACTCGCTATTGTGTCATTCCATCGATTAAAGGTTGTTATCGTTTATACGGAAGTACCCGGTATTCTTCATGTGCAGCGTGGCAGTtgagcaaatataaaataaaatagtgcGTTACGGGGTTGTTTTGTCCAATAATATCGGCGTAGGCCGTTAAAAGCAACACTAAGAACGacatgtgatgttttgtttgaaaatacattcaatcGGAACATTTAAACTTGAACCTCAGTGATTCAACGGGATGTCATCCTATtctaaaacgtttttttttttagaatactGGGCAATATCACTTCAAACttgttttcttgattttttttgcttatAAATGCGTAATTAATTTGTCACAGACGTTAATTGCGCGAGAAACTAATTATTTGAAGATAGTGTCACTAGCTAATCAGAATACAAGAAAGTATCTTTAACTGCTTCAAGTGGCCACCGGAAATACATCATCTTGTCTGTGTGAAACAGCATCCCAGTTCAGTGTATAAAAGTGGCTATAAACGTgttgatatataacatttaagatattccTGGAAAGGGTAACGAACAAAAGAATAGATATAAACTTTTGAGATATTTTTTCTCTGGACGCAAACATGGAACGGTTTTCGGGAGTGGGTTTTGAAGAGGATGAGCCAGTATTTTCCACC from Mya arenaria isolate MELC-2E11 chromosome 7, ASM2691426v1 carries:
- the LOC128241411 gene encoding 3-[(3aS,4S,7aS)-7a-methyl-1,5-dioxo-octahydro-1H-inden-4-yl]propanoyl:CoA ligase-like, which encodes MAKLSYTSTPRSAPYIYKTFVDTLRELAEDEPDRTAFVFYDLQHVRSSLTRKELLDKATESAKKFVKMGVVKGTHVGVCMNNSFEMLILQTGLMMAGGIAFYFHTNLKDGSDVINMLNALKGELLIMDASPGDVNWNILDQIWPTRQERCSIIPSLKTIMFNGNWDPEIQSTSRKNVAAFFAEDIPEGVTFPQIQPEDTLVYLCTSGSTGVPKVVMYTHYSTMNWTKQTNARLGITGHSVWFCERTFSWAVGYPRTYLTDGTTRVFVDTRMTVAGKDVGFVADIIEKESCDAVTLPGYMAVDLTGRPELGPKFKNVKMIQLLGERVLKASVDKLQDILKCNQIMSYYGTTEHGAISSYITSVNSGDFEDGIVGEPLDGLEMKVVDDSGLVVPVGTSGELLTRATWRFAGYWGLTDQPSGGAVDALGWFHTGDIGHMRSDGNFVIDGRLREMVSIGSMKLFPWSIEKILKTLPGVATAFAVGVPDKRLKEVICACVVPKPESGLTAEDLEKFCSEKFVHESTGPVVGLKPKYHVLLDSVPLLASGKVNRRKIAEIAKEKLGLSAA